The Puntigrus tetrazona isolate hp1 chromosome 16, ASM1883169v1, whole genome shotgun sequence genome includes a region encoding these proteins:
- the invs gene encoding inversin isoform X1, with translation MAMLIPQNPSQVHAAAVNGDKNTLQRLITAESRLRDSEDQFGRTPLMYCVLADRLDCAEVLLKAGAAVNNTDHSQRTALHLAAQKGNVRFMKLLLSRHADWRLKDLEEMTPLHLATRHSSSKPLSLLLKHMAPGEVDTQDRNKQTALHWSAFYNHPEHVKLLIKHDSNIGIPDSEGKIPLHWAAHNKHPNATRTVRCILEAAPTESLLNWQDYEGRTPLHFAVADGNEAVVEVLTSYEGCSVTAYDNLFRTPLHWAALLGHAKIVHLLLERNKSGMIPSDSQGATPLHYGAQSNYADTVAVFLKHPSVRDEPDLEGRTAFMWAAGKGSDDVIKIMLDLKKDLDINMTDKYGGTALHAAALSGHVSTARLLLEQGAMVDPLDVMKHTPLFRACEMGHRDVILTLIKGGARVDLVDIDGHSALHWAALGGNAEVCEVLMENGIGPNLQDHAGRSPLQCAAYAGYINCMALLIQHDADPNIQDKEGRTALHWSCNNGYLDAVKLLLGCGAFPNHMEHTEERYTPLDYALLGEHQELTQFLLEHGALSIAAIQDIAASSIQALYKGYKVRRAFRERKKLLMRHEQLRKDAAKKREEERRREAEQQLSLVEADQKKLISLAAARVEKLSLDEMEQSVKDPGVMKGHKHKKSPSAHNVQSQSRREKKHRTERRTREAETPEASLPPAASGLTVTPLRTRKCSGTVKESCVMETCGPDTSISVECRSAYERRSPAGSSRPGSAKPVSTGPHVTPGHMETTTTPKPAIHNRPSTTGPHSKQTATARSSETLTDSICRSASKGNKPESQHKSTGTQPSNNSTSVTRQKERRAEREMRRDKDSRSKTEGDKQTGREKLKCTGMERDKERCMGRARKKQVGKEKEKKRDGTHSKNQAAVVIQRAWRRSCIRGRLRKVLCKTGKGTESAEVAGLLIQLLWEWPIYFDHTHHKTSDMQAPPTRNIGKKSSALQNIYGGAPSKRGQSLRAAVLTPLSQSQALLDLSLQTNKQLSAVECVSLVDSLSQAKQYSYHLRPSSGGSQSSQTRTKN, from the exons GGCAATGTGCGTTTCATGAAACTCTTACTGTCGCGCCACGCCGATTGGAGGTTAAAGGATCTGGAAGAAATGACCCCATTACACCTGGCAACCCGACACTCGAGCTCCAAACCTCTGTCTCTGCTCCTCAAGCACATGGCACCGGGTGAAGTAGACACGCAGGACAGGAATAAG CAGACAGCCCTGCACTGGAGTGCCTTCTACAATCACCCCGAGCATGTTAAGCTGCTGATCAAGCACGACTCAAACATCGGGATCCCAGACAGCGAGGGCAAGATCCCTTTACACTGGGCGGCACATAACAAACACCCCAATGCCACACGTACAGTACGCTGTATCCTG GAAGCAGCTCCCACCGAGTCCCTGCTGAACTGGCAGGACTATGAAGGACGCACCCCTCTGCATTTTGCAGTGGCTGATGGGAACGAGGCGGTGGTTGAAGTGCTGACATCATACGAGGGCTGTAGCGTGACAGCCTATGACAACCTGTTCAGGACGCCACTGCACTGGGCGGCACTGCTGG GCCATGCAAAGATTGTACACCTTCTGCTGGAGAGGAACAAGTCTGGGATGATCCCATCAGACAGTCAGGGAGCAACACCTCTGCATTATGGAGCTCAGAGCAACTATGCT GACACAGTCGCAGTGTTCCTGAAACACCCGTCTGTGCGAGATGAGCCCGATCTGGAGGGACGAACCGCATTCATGTGGGCTGCGGGGAAGGGCAGCGATGATGTCATCAAAATTATGCTGGATTTGAAAAAGGACTTGGACATAAACATGACTGACAAATACGGAGGGAcag ctcTTCATGCGGCTGCGCTCTCAGGGCATGTGTCTACTGCGCGTTTGTTGCTGGAGCAGGGAGCCATGGTGGATCCGCTGGATGTAATGAAACACACGCCTCTGTTCCGGGCCTGTGAGATGGGCCATCGAGATGTCATTCTAACACTCATCAAAG GAGGGGCACGTGTTGATCTGGTAGACATAGACGGTCACTCTGCTCTTCATTGGGCTGCTCTGGGTGGCAATGCAGAGGTGTGTGAGGTGCTAATGGAGAACGGGATCGGTCCTAACCTGCAGGACCACGCAGGACGCTCTCCCCTACAGTGTGCAGCGTATGCTGGCTACATCAACTGCATGGCTTTGCTCATTCAGCATGATGCAGACCCCAATATCCAGGACAAGGAG gGAAGAACCGCCCTCCACTGGTCCTGTAATAACGGTTATCTGGATGCTGTGAAGCTGCTTCTTGGGTGCGGGGCCTTTCCCAACCATATGGAGCACACTGAGGAGAG ATACACTCCTCTAGACTATGCCCTGCTCGGAGAGCATCAGGAACTGACCCAGTTTCTATTGGAACATGGAGCTCTGTCCATCGCTGCCATCCAGGACATCGCTGCCTCGTCCATCCAGGCTCTTTACAAGGGCTACAAGGTCCGACGGGCCTTCAGAGAACGCAAGAAGCTCCTCATGAGACACGAACAACTGCGCAAGGATGCTGCAAA GAAGAGGGAAGAGGAGCGCAGACGTGAGGCAGAGCAGCAGCTCTCATTGGTTGAGGCAGATCAAAAGAAGCTCATCTCATTGGCTGCAGCCAGAGTGGAAAAACTGTCACTGGATGAAATGGAGCAAAGTGTTAAAGATCCAGGGGTGATGAAaggacacaaacacaaaaagtccCCCAGTGCTCATAATGTCCAATCACAgagcaggagagagaaaaaacataGAACTG AGCGCAGAACTCGGGAAGCTGAAACACCAGAGGCTTCTCTCCCCCCAGCAGCCTCTGGTCTCACAGTGACCCCGCTCAGGACCAGGAAGTGTTCAGGCACCGTAAAGGAGTCGTGTGTGATGGAAACTTGCGGGCCAGACACATCCATATCTGTGGAATGTAGGTCCGCGTATGAACGCCGATCCCCTGCTGGATCCAGTCGACCGGGCAGTGCCAAACCGGTCAGCACAGGACCTCACGTAACACCAGGCCACATGGAAACCACCACAACACCCAAACCAGCAATCCATAACAGACCAAGTACTACAGGGCCCCACTCAAAGCAAACGGCTACAGCACGATCCTCAGAGACACTGACAGACAGCATTTGTAGATCAGCATCTAAAGGGAACAAGCCAGAATCACAGCACAAATCTACAGGAACTCAGCCATCTAACAACTCCACCTCTGTCACACGGCAAAAAGAAAGACGGGCAGAAAGAGAGATGCGCAGAGATAAGGATAGCAGATCAAAGACTGAGGGGGATAAACAGACTGGCAGAGAGAAACTGAAATGTACAGGGAtggaaagagacaaagagagatgcATGGGCAGAGCGAGGAAAAAACAAGTTggcaaagagaaagaaaagaagagagatgGCACTCATAGTAAAAACCAGGCAGCCGTTGTGATACAGAGAGCATGGAGGAG gTCTTGTATTCGGGGTCGTCTTCGTAAGGTACTGTGCAAGACTGGGAAAGGAACAGAATCTGCGGAAGTCGCAGGCCTATTGATTCAACTGTTATGGGAGTGGCCTATCTATTTTGACCACACCCATCATAAAACTTCAGACATGCAAGCTCCTCCCACCAGGAATATAGGGAAAAAGAGTTCTGCTCTGCAAAATATATATG gCGGTGCCCCTTCCAAAAGAGGGCAGTCTTTGCGAGCCGCAGTGCTTACACCGCTTAGCCAAAGTCAAGCGCTGCTAGATCTGTCgcttcaaacaaacaaacagt TGAGCGCCGTTGAGTGTGTGAGCCTGGTGGATTCTTTAAGTCAGGCGAAGCAGTACTCTTATCACCTACGGCCGTCCAGCGGTGGCAGTCAAAGCAGTCAGACCAGAACTAAGAACTGA
- the invs gene encoding inversin isoform X2, with protein sequence MAMLIPQNPSQVHAAAVNGDKNTLQRLITAESRLRDSEDQFGRTPLMYCVLADRLDCAEVLLKAGAAVNNTDHSQRTALHLAAQKGNVRFMKLLLSRHADWRLKDLEEMTPLHLATRHSSSKPLSLLLKHMAPGEVDTQDRNKTALHWSAFYNHPEHVKLLIKHDSNIGIPDSEGKIPLHWAAHNKHPNATRTVRCILEAAPTESLLNWQDYEGRTPLHFAVADGNEAVVEVLTSYEGCSVTAYDNLFRTPLHWAALLGHAKIVHLLLERNKSGMIPSDSQGATPLHYGAQSNYADTVAVFLKHPSVRDEPDLEGRTAFMWAAGKGSDDVIKIMLDLKKDLDINMTDKYGGTALHAAALSGHVSTARLLLEQGAMVDPLDVMKHTPLFRACEMGHRDVILTLIKGGARVDLVDIDGHSALHWAALGGNAEVCEVLMENGIGPNLQDHAGRSPLQCAAYAGYINCMALLIQHDADPNIQDKEGRTALHWSCNNGYLDAVKLLLGCGAFPNHMEHTEERYTPLDYALLGEHQELTQFLLEHGALSIAAIQDIAASSIQALYKGYKVRRAFRERKKLLMRHEQLRKDAAKKREEERRREAEQQLSLVEADQKKLISLAAARVEKLSLDEMEQSVKDPGVMKGHKHKKSPSAHNVQSQSRREKKHRTERRTREAETPEASLPPAASGLTVTPLRTRKCSGTVKESCVMETCGPDTSISVECRSAYERRSPAGSSRPGSAKPVSTGPHVTPGHMETTTTPKPAIHNRPSTTGPHSKQTATARSSETLTDSICRSASKGNKPESQHKSTGTQPSNNSTSVTRQKERRAEREMRRDKDSRSKTEGDKQTGREKLKCTGMERDKERCMGRARKKQVGKEKEKKRDGTHSKNQAAVVIQRAWRRSCIRGRLRKVLCKTGKGTESAEVAGLLIQLLWEWPIYFDHTHHKTSDMQAPPTRNIGKKSSALQNIYGGAPSKRGQSLRAAVLTPLSQSQALLDLSLQTNKQLSAVECVSLVDSLSQAKQYSYHLRPSSGGSQSSQTRTKN encoded by the exons GGCAATGTGCGTTTCATGAAACTCTTACTGTCGCGCCACGCCGATTGGAGGTTAAAGGATCTGGAAGAAATGACCCCATTACACCTGGCAACCCGACACTCGAGCTCCAAACCTCTGTCTCTGCTCCTCAAGCACATGGCACCGGGTGAAGTAGACACGCAGGACAGGAATAAG ACAGCCCTGCACTGGAGTGCCTTCTACAATCACCCCGAGCATGTTAAGCTGCTGATCAAGCACGACTCAAACATCGGGATCCCAGACAGCGAGGGCAAGATCCCTTTACACTGGGCGGCACATAACAAACACCCCAATGCCACACGTACAGTACGCTGTATCCTG GAAGCAGCTCCCACCGAGTCCCTGCTGAACTGGCAGGACTATGAAGGACGCACCCCTCTGCATTTTGCAGTGGCTGATGGGAACGAGGCGGTGGTTGAAGTGCTGACATCATACGAGGGCTGTAGCGTGACAGCCTATGACAACCTGTTCAGGACGCCACTGCACTGGGCGGCACTGCTGG GCCATGCAAAGATTGTACACCTTCTGCTGGAGAGGAACAAGTCTGGGATGATCCCATCAGACAGTCAGGGAGCAACACCTCTGCATTATGGAGCTCAGAGCAACTATGCT GACACAGTCGCAGTGTTCCTGAAACACCCGTCTGTGCGAGATGAGCCCGATCTGGAGGGACGAACCGCATTCATGTGGGCTGCGGGGAAGGGCAGCGATGATGTCATCAAAATTATGCTGGATTTGAAAAAGGACTTGGACATAAACATGACTGACAAATACGGAGGGAcag ctcTTCATGCGGCTGCGCTCTCAGGGCATGTGTCTACTGCGCGTTTGTTGCTGGAGCAGGGAGCCATGGTGGATCCGCTGGATGTAATGAAACACACGCCTCTGTTCCGGGCCTGTGAGATGGGCCATCGAGATGTCATTCTAACACTCATCAAAG GAGGGGCACGTGTTGATCTGGTAGACATAGACGGTCACTCTGCTCTTCATTGGGCTGCTCTGGGTGGCAATGCAGAGGTGTGTGAGGTGCTAATGGAGAACGGGATCGGTCCTAACCTGCAGGACCACGCAGGACGCTCTCCCCTACAGTGTGCAGCGTATGCTGGCTACATCAACTGCATGGCTTTGCTCATTCAGCATGATGCAGACCCCAATATCCAGGACAAGGAG gGAAGAACCGCCCTCCACTGGTCCTGTAATAACGGTTATCTGGATGCTGTGAAGCTGCTTCTTGGGTGCGGGGCCTTTCCCAACCATATGGAGCACACTGAGGAGAG ATACACTCCTCTAGACTATGCCCTGCTCGGAGAGCATCAGGAACTGACCCAGTTTCTATTGGAACATGGAGCTCTGTCCATCGCTGCCATCCAGGACATCGCTGCCTCGTCCATCCAGGCTCTTTACAAGGGCTACAAGGTCCGACGGGCCTTCAGAGAACGCAAGAAGCTCCTCATGAGACACGAACAACTGCGCAAGGATGCTGCAAA GAAGAGGGAAGAGGAGCGCAGACGTGAGGCAGAGCAGCAGCTCTCATTGGTTGAGGCAGATCAAAAGAAGCTCATCTCATTGGCTGCAGCCAGAGTGGAAAAACTGTCACTGGATGAAATGGAGCAAAGTGTTAAAGATCCAGGGGTGATGAAaggacacaaacacaaaaagtccCCCAGTGCTCATAATGTCCAATCACAgagcaggagagagaaaaaacataGAACTG AGCGCAGAACTCGGGAAGCTGAAACACCAGAGGCTTCTCTCCCCCCAGCAGCCTCTGGTCTCACAGTGACCCCGCTCAGGACCAGGAAGTGTTCAGGCACCGTAAAGGAGTCGTGTGTGATGGAAACTTGCGGGCCAGACACATCCATATCTGTGGAATGTAGGTCCGCGTATGAACGCCGATCCCCTGCTGGATCCAGTCGACCGGGCAGTGCCAAACCGGTCAGCACAGGACCTCACGTAACACCAGGCCACATGGAAACCACCACAACACCCAAACCAGCAATCCATAACAGACCAAGTACTACAGGGCCCCACTCAAAGCAAACGGCTACAGCACGATCCTCAGAGACACTGACAGACAGCATTTGTAGATCAGCATCTAAAGGGAACAAGCCAGAATCACAGCACAAATCTACAGGAACTCAGCCATCTAACAACTCCACCTCTGTCACACGGCAAAAAGAAAGACGGGCAGAAAGAGAGATGCGCAGAGATAAGGATAGCAGATCAAAGACTGAGGGGGATAAACAGACTGGCAGAGAGAAACTGAAATGTACAGGGAtggaaagagacaaagagagatgcATGGGCAGAGCGAGGAAAAAACAAGTTggcaaagagaaagaaaagaagagagatgGCACTCATAGTAAAAACCAGGCAGCCGTTGTGATACAGAGAGCATGGAGGAG gTCTTGTATTCGGGGTCGTCTTCGTAAGGTACTGTGCAAGACTGGGAAAGGAACAGAATCTGCGGAAGTCGCAGGCCTATTGATTCAACTGTTATGGGAGTGGCCTATCTATTTTGACCACACCCATCATAAAACTTCAGACATGCAAGCTCCTCCCACCAGGAATATAGGGAAAAAGAGTTCTGCTCTGCAAAATATATATG gCGGTGCCCCTTCCAAAAGAGGGCAGTCTTTGCGAGCCGCAGTGCTTACACCGCTTAGCCAAAGTCAAGCGCTGCTAGATCTGTCgcttcaaacaaacaaacagt TGAGCGCCGTTGAGTGTGTGAGCCTGGTGGATTCTTTAAGTCAGGCGAAGCAGTACTCTTATCACCTACGGCCGTCCAGCGGTGGCAGTCAAAGCAGTCAGACCAGAACTAAGAACTGA
- the tex10 gene encoding testis-expressed protein 10 homolog: MKAKKQKRQGDFQKIQLKVGKKKPKADNATNVNFRSKAIHLPEQLKHADSGPTTHRQLDIKDLLSKLHHINSNIKQGALVGLRELLSAQPTLIELHASAVLSEVAALFTDKDGSVRAAAVRLLRFIAQCISAERVAPFFPLLSAHLTCAMTHISEAIQEDALRVLDVLLEHYPGLLSQRHTVLLTNFLELISQKRKSGTGQDKSGKGSFALTISTSRSVTAQQWRLTVLLRLGSFLQAVVEERPLEEGVTSMIGLGMWAGEKGSVTPVDVSWEEHVFGKGRIQMFENSGAVPTPHSTYRLRPDTKAGAGMNKELCSSETVQGFAGTLVPLLLEIWVEAAGGDRVQTDSGHLLSAEAMALMFQILTILQLLRRLTPQRDQQDILDAWFRNSYLTDFKHHFMKNFPYGLLEVARHKKKADGKRMRQQLAAGTVAGSSVEPLALNVTLCQVMVTLSLRGQDHIEAEDADWLGPIRVFIRDTLSNGGKLSSKHLAALLEVVWRMIVTQRSRVVTDDLLQAVYVQYQQRNLAVNVRTLLLRFFSQLYIQEHQNHPHIARSRILARWLASLPVQLVQLGSRNPQLSAHLLEIIHPAAARGNKDLLQSLQKNACSIYDPQEGCVVVLPVESQKRLVQILHFLTVFPSELLACLSQVCNTGRVSASLATMLIRTIHLRSPLSGWLSSSQDVPVKDVDYLSFFFTTLTGFSSEMLRALQDTDEDSLLPSSTLSPLSIFATTLEQFLHHWDIVEEVCHCLDTVGSRSQCFDVIQNAIIKNLCGLVVVPDCVCAAILRCVPRLLDVNFLPSDTLLHFLSDCCLSMLSLLLQLEQSARKRDAVWEACFAALSTVPRLLRLVLQSFRVCDLCEEELPVLAQILSLLLQHTQLRNHMMANASLLQHIIQDLTHFYGGETREQWLTDLLYCYSVTLSGHRANMGMRDIY, from the exons ATGAAAgcgaaaaagcaaaaaagacaaGGCGATTTTCAGAAAATTCAGCTAAAGGTTGGCAAAAAGAAGCCAAAAGCAGACAATGCAACAAACGTCAACTTCAGGTCAAAAGCTATCCATTTACCAGAGCAGCTAAAGCATGCGGATTCAGGGCCGACAACACACAGGCAGCTAGACATTAAG GATCTGTTGTCCAAGCTCCACCACATCAACAGTAATATAAAGCAGGGAGCCCTGGTGGGTTTGCGGGAGTTGCTGTCGGCTCAGCCTACTCTGATTGAGCTGCATGCATCGGCGGTGCTCTCTGAGGTGGCGGCACTCTTCACCGACAAGGATGGCTCCGTGCGAGCAGCTGCAGTGCGCCTGCTGCGTTTCATCGCTCAGTGCATCTCCGCTGAGCGCGTGGCTCCGTTCTTCCCCCTGCTCAGCGCCCACCTCACTTGTGCCATGACTCACATCTCGGAAGCAATTCAGGAAGATGCCCTCCGGGTCCTGGATGTGCTGCTGGAGCACTATCCCGGGCTTCTTTCTCAGAGGCATACTGTTCTTCTGACAAACTTTCTAGAGCTCATTTCCCAAAAGCGGAAATCTGGAACGGGGCAGGATAAATCCGGGAAAGGGAGCTTTGCTCTGACTATCAGCACGAGCCGCTCTGTAACGGCACAGCAGTGGAGGCTCACTGTGCTGCTTAG GTTGGGGAGTTTTCTGCAGGCAGTTGTCGAGGAAAGGCCTCTGGAGGAAGGGGTGACCAGCATGATTGGTCTTGGAATGTGGGCTGGAGAGAAAGGCTCGGTGACACCTGTAGATGTGAGCTGGGAGGAGCATGTCTTTGGCAAGGGCAGGATCCAAATGTTTGAAAATTCTGGGGCCGTTCCCACCCCACACTCCACTTATCGGCTAAG GCCGGACACTAAGGCAGGGGCTGGAATGAATAAGGAACTCTGCTCGTCTGAGACGGTGCAGGGCTTTGCAGGAACCCTGGTGCCTCTGTTGCTGGAGATCTGGGTGGAGGCGGCAGGTGGAGATCGTGTGCAGACAGACAGCGGCCACCTGCTCTCTGCGGAGGCCATGGCTCTTATGTTCCAGATCCTCACCATACTACAGTTACTGAGAAGACTTACCCCACAGAGAGACCAACAGGACATACTG GATGCCTGGTTCAGGAATTCATACCTGACGGATTTCAAACACCACTTCATGAAGAACTTCCCCTATGGCCTGCTGGAGGTGGCAAGACACAAGAAAAAAGCTGATGGAAAGAG AATGAGGCAGCAGCTAGCAGCTGGAACGGTTGCTGGGAGCAGTGTGGAACCGCTAGCTCTAAACGTGACGTTGTGTCAGGTTATGGTGACACTCAGTCTTCGGGGCCAGGACCACATAGAAGCCGAAGATGCTGACTGGCTCGGACCAATCCGGGTATTTATTAGGGATACATTGTCCAATGGGGGCAAGCTGAGCTCAAAGCACCTGGCAGCCTTACTGGAGGTGGTGTGGAGGATGATTGTCACTCAGCGCAGCCGCG tggTGACAGATGATCTCCTGCAGGCTGTGTATGTGCAGTATCAGCAGAGGAACCTGGCTGTGAATGTCCGCACTTTGTTGCTGCGCTTTTTCAGTCAACTCTACATTCAAGAGCATCAAAACCATCCTCATATTGCTCG GAGCAGGATTCTGGCGCGTTGGCTGGCGTCACTGCCGGTGCAGTTGGTTCAGCTGGGCAGCAGGAATCCTCAGCTCTCGGCACATCTGCTGGAGATCATCCATCCAGCTGCTGCGAGGGGCAATAAAGACCTTCTGCAGAGTCTTCAGAAAAATGCCTGCAGTATTTACG ATCCACAGGAGGGCTGTGTGGTGGTGTTGCCTGTGGAGTCCCAGAAGAGGCTGGTTCAGATTCTCCATTTCCTGACAGTGTTTCCCTCAGAGCTTCTGGCATGTCTCAGTCAGGTCTGCAACACTGGGAGAGTGTCGGCTAGCCTGGCCACCATGCTAATACGCACCATACACCTGAG GTCTCCTCTGAGTGGCTGGTTGAGCAGTTCACAGGATGTGCCGGTGAAGGATGTAGATTACCTCAGTTTCTTTTTCACTACACTAACag GTTTCTCCTCTGAGATGCTTCGGGCCCTGCAGGACACAGATGAAGACAGCCTGTTGCCCTCCTCCACACTCTCACCCCTCAGCATATTCGCTACAACCCTGGAGCAGTTCCTTCACCATTGGGACATAGTGGAg GAGGTGTGCCACTGCCTGGACACTGTAGGATCTCGCTCTCAGTGTTTTGATGTGATACAGAACGCCATCATTAAGAATCTG TGTGGACTCGTGGTGGTGCCAGACTGTGTTTGTGCAGCGATTTTAAGGTGTGTTCCTCGGTTATTGGATGTCAACTTCCTGCCCAGCGACACACTCCTCCACTTCCTGTCTGACTGTTGCTTGAGCATGCTCAGTCTGCTGCTACAACTGGAGCAGAGCGCCCGCAAGAG GGATGCCGTGTGGGAGGCATGTTTTGCCGCGTTGAGCACAGTACCGAGGCTGCTGCGGCTGGTCTTGCAGTCTTTTCGCGTGTGTGACCTTTGTGAGGAGGAGCTCCCTGTGCTGGCACAGATCCTGTCGTTACTTCTTCAGCATACTCAATTACGCAACCACATGATGGCCAACGCCAGTCTACTGCAACATATCATACAGGACTTAACG catttctaCGGTGGAGAGACTCGAGAGCAGTGGCTGACTGATTTGTTGTACTGCTACAGCGTGACGCTGTCTGGTCACCGGGCCAACATGGGCATGAGGGACATCTATTAA